The sequence GCCCCTCTTGCCTAGAAAAAAATCCTTCATCAGGGATTCGCAGTCGGTGCGGAGGATGCCGTCGATAATGTCGGGCGCGTGGTGGCAATTGGGGTTGGCGAAAATTTTTGCCCCCGACAACACCCCGCCCGATTTTTCGTCGTAACCGCCAAACACCAATGTTTTTATACGCGCCGCCGAAATGGCCGCGGCGCACATGGCGCATGGTTCTAATGTTACGATAAGGGTGCAATTGGCCAAAAATTTGTCGCCGGTTTTTTTCATCGCCGTCGCCATCGCCACCATTTCGGCATGGGCCAGGGCGTTTTTGGTTTCCTCCACCATGTTGCACGACGCGGCCAACACCACGCCGTTTTCGGCCAACACCATGGCGGCGACTGGCACCTCTTCCTTTTCTTGGCTGGCGGCGCGCGCCATCGCCAACAATTGTTTCATCGACGCTATGTAATCAATCATGAAAGAAAATTTATTTTACCAAACTGGCAAGGAACGAATCGATGTCGTCTATCGTAACATCGATATAATCCAAACGGCCATGTTGCCCGGAATCTTTTGGGTTGTTGGGGTGGCTGTCGGCGCGCAACCAAACGGTTTTCATGCCAAATTGTTTACCGGTTTTTAAATTGTCGGCAATATCGTCGATAAACACCGACCGGTCGCGCACAATGTTTGGGCATTGCGCAAAAAATTGGTCGTAGGCGGCGGCTTGCGGTTTGGGAATATAATCGACATCCTCAATCGCCACCAACTTGGTGAAGGTCTCCAGCGCGATGCCAAGTTGGTCGAGCGTT is a genomic window of Hydrotalea sp. containing:
- a CDS encoding nucleoside deaminase — protein: MIDYIASMKQLLAMARAASQEKEEVPVAAMVLAENGVVLAASCNMVEETKNALAHAEMVAMATAMKKTGDKFLANCTLIVTLEPCAMCAAAISAARIKTLVFGGYDEKSGGVLSGAKIFANPNCHHAPDIIDGILRTDCESLMKDFFLGKRG